From Verrucomicrobiota bacterium, a single genomic window includes:
- a CDS encoding cupin domain-containing protein, which translates to MQNFELTQMESLGAVACPCGFARRAFAHSGSVASLHITDIQADSRTHYHKRMTELYLVLEGEGQMELDGQLYPLKPMTAIYIKPGCRHRAIGRLRVNIVAIPAFDKNDEWFD; encoded by the coding sequence ATGCAGAATTTTGAGCTGACACAGATGGAAAGTTTGGGGGCGGTGGCGTGCCCTTGCGGTTTTGCGCGCCGGGCATTCGCCCATTCAGGTAGTGTGGCCAGCCTGCACATTACCGATATTCAGGCGGATTCACGGACCCATTATCACAAACGGATGACGGAGCTTTACCTGGTGCTCGAGGGGGAGGGGCAGATGGAACTGGATGGCCAGCTTTATCCGCTAAAGCCCATGACGGCCATCTACATCAAACCGGGCTGCCGCCACCGGGCCATCGGGCGGCTGCGGGTGAACATTGTCGCCATCCCGGCGTTTGACAAAAA